Within Lolium rigidum isolate FL_2022 chromosome 5, APGP_CSIRO_Lrig_0.1, whole genome shotgun sequence, the genomic segment GGCTAGATCTGTTGTTAATTAGACGAGCTAAGGGCTCTGAACCATGAAATTGGTGCAAGGGAATTCGCAAGGAGGCACGTGGATACAGTGGATGGGGACTTACACAGGAGTCGGGATGGAGATGGGAGGCGGTCGTCGACAACGAAGTCGAACTGGAGGCGGCGGTGGTCCTTGCGCTCCTGCGTCGGGGTGAGGCGCGGTGGCCAGGGTCGTACAGGATGTTGGTGAGGCGCGGTGGCCGAGGTCGGCAGCGCCGAACCTTAGCGCTCGGTCTCATTGTCGGGGTGAGCGCGGTGGCCTGGTTCGGGCGCCCCAACAAAGGGAGCCCCTGGATCCGCGAGGCCGGGCATCAGCCTACAAAGCGGCGGCAGCTCTTGGTGCTGGTGGCAGCTCGGCTTGGATCTTGGTGTGGTGAACTGGTGACGGCGGCGTTGGATGCGAGATGAGCGATGAGTGACACGGAAGAGACGATGGATTGGTAACATCTGGTGGGCTTGGCCCACTTAGGCGCGGGCGGTCGAGCGGAACGACGAACGTATTAGAGGCGGGGCAGAATACGGAATatgtttagtctttttaagtagtatatAAGTAGAGATTAATGTGGTCGGAAAAATAGTTTAATTTAGCACTTAATTTTTTCATATCAAATTATCACTCTATATCTCACCGACGGTGTACAAAGCCTAGATCTACTAGATCTACTCCTGGAGTGGAACAAAATAAGAAAGCAATATTtttaatataggaaatcaacaaaACTTTGCACACGGGAAAAAAAGACACAAACTGTGAATACTTCTACTGTAGAAATTTGAAATCTTGAACTATCAAAATATTTTACGGTTTATCCGGGAGTGTATGCTTTTATGAGCCAAAATGCACTCATAACATTGCACATACACATCGATATTGTATATACGGAGAGTAATTTTTGTCCGTTGAATACATGGCAGAAACTGTAGTTTTATGACTAAGCAAAATTACTTACACAGATCACGGTTACACGTGTATCCTCAAGAAGGCACGTGCTAGCCATTCTTGCCCGAGTGAAAACAGAGAaccaaaaatagaaagaaaaaaaaacagaccgCGAAGTGGAGAAGCTCGCGACCCCAAAACCCTAACCCCTGTgaccctcgacggcggcggcggcggcggcgatggcggacgGCGGAGGACGAGCGGCGGCGCTGAAGGACCAGGGGAACGAGCAGTTCAAGTCGGGGAGCTACCTCAAGGCCGCCGCGCTCTACACGCAGGCCATCAAGCTCGACCCCGACAACGCCGCCCTCTACAGGTATCTCGCTCATGTCCTCCTCCCCGCTCGTTTGGTGCGCGGAACCCTAGTGCTCTGACCGGTCTCTTGGGCGGAGATGGGATGACAACGGTGCGCGCGCGCTTAGTTTGGTCAGGCGGGTGCTGCGAAATGGTGTCCCTAGCGTTTCCTGTGAAAAGATCAAATCGGCGACTCTAGATATTTCTTGATTAGCTTAAAGTTTGGATTTTCGGCAATGGGTGCGGCAAACATTGCAAGTTTTCGGTGAGGATTTGTCGGAACGTTTAGTACTCAGTATGTTGAGTTGTGGTTTAAGTTGTGGAGCTTCCAGACTTCAATGGCTACATTTATGTTGACACTAGATAAGTAGCTAACCCTTGTATGGTGATGTCGTTGAAAAATTTAGTCTTGCGTGGTCCCTGAAATATATGTGGTGATGGGATAGCACATTGATGCACAATATTTGGCTATTTGCTGAACTTTAGCACATGACTGGTTTGGCGTACATACGAAAAGGCAAACAAATTCCAAAGTGCCCTTTATCCATTTCAAGCCAAAGAAAATCCCTTTACTGTCATTGGCTCAGGAGGATATAGTTCTAGATGCAAATAATATTCTTAAATGTAGGAAGCGCTCTTTTCCTAGTACTGTCTGCTCCAAAGAAAAAATGCTGTTGATTTTGTCACAAACCTGTACTCTGACCTAGTATTGCTATAATATGAGGCACATGATGAGAATGAACACAGAGGACAATTAAACATCCCAGCTAACTGATTTACGCAGTTAGCACTCAGCACCTCAGCCCTCGGGTGAGAGACTTAATGTTAAACTCCAAACATGGGGTGTGGGGAACGAAACTGCAGCAAGTGAGAACGAATAGGATTTTAGGAAAACACCGATCATGTGATGTGCCCAAAAAACATTTTGTAAATGCTGCTTGAGCAGATAACTTGGAATTTATTGTAGACATGTTATAGGATCAAGGATTGCGAGTCGACGAGTCGACGGGTCATTCTGGGGCAGCGACTCAGAGACTAGTCAAGACTAGTCTCGACTCAGCAAGACTCATGTTTAACACTAAATTACTAATGTGTTTAATGTAGGATAGAATATAAGGCTAGGGATAGAGGAGTGGGGGAAACCCGGGCAATTCCTTCCAATGGCCAAGGCCTTCCTCTTGTCCATGAACCAGCAGCCTACAGGTTGGGGACAGGGGAGTGGGGGAAAACCTGGGCAATTCCTTCCAATGGCCGGCAGGTTCTTGCAGAGGCGGCGGCCAAGGGAGAGAACACCAAGATGTGTTTTGGCTTTTGGGTTTGAGCGGGGGAAACTGTCTCTCGATCTTGGTTTCACGGGGGAACACGGGGGAAAATGGGAATGGGAGGAAAGAATGGAAAAAATTATAACATGTGGGGTCATTTTTTAAGTCGACCGACTCACAAACCTGGACTAGTCGAGACTAGTCAAGACTAGTCGATCGACTCGATCGACTCATCAAATGAGTCGAGTCGACTGGCCGAGTCGACCTTGCAAATGCGACTTGTAGACTAGTCGTCGACTAGTCTCGACTAGTCTTTCGACTCGAAATCCATGTATAAGACATAATAATCAAACGGGGAGGCTTGTTTGCTAGTAAAAACTAAAATGAAGTAGGATCGTATTGTGTCTTGAAGCTGAAAAAATTCTGCAATGGCAACCTAGGAGTAACTATCCTATAATTTATGTTATGTACTTATGTTGTATGTATATGCTGTTGAGAAATTCTGACTACCCCTTTTACTAAAATCCCTGCCAGCAATCGAGCTGCTGCATTTCTGCACCTGGTTAAGCTGAATAAAGCACTTGCTGATGCCGAAACGACAATAAAACTGAAGCCACAGTGGGAGAAGGTATATAAATGTCAAGTTACTCTCTGCTGTCATTTAGTCTGCTATCAAATTTCACAGCCTATCTTCTTTCGTAATATAGGGTTATTTCAGGAAAGGATGTGTTCTGGAGGCCATGGAGCAGTATGAGGAGGTTAGAGTAAAAATAGCAAATTTATACCATCACCTTTGATTAATAATGGGGAGAGAGATTCTACCCTGCCCTCCCTCTCTTTTTTTCTATTCTGTAAAATGTAAAACTTTTACCAAATGTCCATGTCTACTATGCCCGAACAAGTTGAGAACAATCCAAGTCATAAATGCATAGTTTCAGCTGTAAATATCTGAAGGTGAGATTAGATGACTACTCAGTTGATGTTCATTGTTGCAAATTTGATAACTGATGGAACAATAATGTGTCACAAATTTATTTTATGTTTGAACCATACAACAACCTTGTATTTTCTGTTTGAATTGTTTAAGTTATGACTCGACTTCTCCTTCATCCAACTGAGTATCCATAGATCATCTCAAAACCTATGTTATTTATTTTGAGATGAACCATTTTTTTTATTGCATGTGCTTAGAACCAATATTATGCTGATCTCTGATGTCGTCATATTACGTTCTGTTGCAGGCAGTATCTGCTTTTCAAATAGCTTCACAGCACAATCCACAAAATACAGAAGTCTCCAGAAAAATCAAGAGGCTTACTCAGTTAGCAAGGGAACAGAAACGAGCTGGTGATGTGGAGAACATGCGTTCCAATATTGACCTTGGGAAGAACTTGGGGTCATTGAAAACCGAGCTGGTGAGTTTTATGATTGCAGGCTTATGTGGTATAATGAATTTTGGGTTTCCAATGTACGTTGCATCACATTTCGCCCAGAATGCCACTGGTACTTATATGAAAGTGTGGAAACATGAGCTAATAAGTTGTACCAGTAGGCATTCCATGAAGAATCTTctctttttatttcaaatttatgTGTTTACACTTTTGTACCTTGCCAGTTCCAGTTCATAGGCACTTGTTTAATCAGGTTATAAATTTTTGAAAATTGCAAATGTTTATACACATGTACCGAGTAGACTACATCATAAGTATTTTGTACTTTGAGTTTGACTGTAGACAAAATAAAAGGGCTTTTTTCGGTTGTAGACAGAGTATGTTTCATCATTTATATCTCGTCATATATATTTTTTCATTTCAGGCTGCAAAGTATGGAGATGCAGAATTGGCACAAAATATCTCCTCATTTGTTATCAATGTAATGGAATCAGCGGTGAAGGTTTGGCATGACACTGGAAAAGTGGATCCAAGGgtcaattttcttcttgatgaccAGAAGACTGATACTGAAAAATATGCTCCAGTGGTTAACATTGAAAAGGTATTATGCTGCTCGTGCTTAAGGATGCTCCATTCTCCTGCTTCATATAAACTTGTACCGTGCAGAAATCTTGAGgttatatagtactccctccgtcccaccaatggtctcaactttgtcaaaatttggatgtatctacctactagatagtgtctagatacatctaaattttgacaaagttgagacaactttatgggacggagggagtactaaggaTCAGCTtcatttttatttctatttgttgattttttttgttACAACTTCCATATCGAAGTTCGGACTTATCAACACTGATATGCTTTCCCTTCTTTTATAGGCCTTTGAGTCACCCGACACCCATGGCAGTTGCATTCCGTATTTGCGGCAGTATACCGTTGAATCTTACTCAAAGGCTGCTTGTATGGTAGCACCTAAGGGAATCATCTCCTACCCACAGGTTCGATTCATCTCTTTTATGTGTTTTTATGATCTGTGTTATCCAGAGTTTGTTATTGCACCCTTTGTAGTGATATAGTTCTTCCCTTGACAAATCAAACATGGTCCATCATGTACAGGTCTGGAAAGGGACGGGATCGAGAAAATGGAAGCTTGATCAGAGTGATGGATTCTTTGTACAATTTGAATCACCGATTTTGCGGAAGATATGGTTTGTTCCTAGCACAACAGAAAAGGGGCGAACATTGTGCAGGTAATTCCTCTTTCCGCATAAGACCTTTGCATGCACATTTACCTATGACTTGGCAATTCGAAATTCTCAAGCTAAAAATCCAAATAGATGTCTGTTGTGGCATGCTGTTATCACCTACTTTAGGCTTTTATTAATTGTACTTGTGCTAAAGTTTTGCTGATCCTTCAAGATTCCTCCTAAGTTAGGATAGCCAGTTCTGGCCATTCATAACATTATTAGTAAGTCAACACTCACCAATCAAATAATCAACTAGTCATTGTTGTGTGCGCCACTCCAATATTAATTTTGTTCACGCGGTTAAAAGTCCAAAAAATGCAACAACCCACTGTAATGCACTCACGTGGATATTCTTTTAGAGTTCCGCTGGTATCTATAATTACCAAAAAGGGAAATTACTAGCCTTCCCTTTAAGCCGCCATGTATCCCATTATGCTGAGCTCTACAGTTGGTGTGTTGTGTCTTGTGATGCTCGACACCTTTTGCACCTTAGTGCATTTGTTGCACTGCCAAGTACTTTACAACCTtattaatactccctctgtcccgaaAAGGATGTCTCTGATTTTTCTAAATCCGGATGTATTTAGACACAATTAAGTATatatatacatccaaatttacaCGAATGTAAGCCATCCTTTTTGGGATGGATGGATTAGTTCTTTTTCTAAAGTTATGCTGATCCTTGAAGATTCCTCTTTAAATTTAGGATATCCAGTTGTGGCTATTCATAACATTGGTAAGTCAACACACTAATCAACTAATCTCAAAAATAAGCAACGAGTCATTGTTTTGTGCTGCATTGTGTTATTAATTTGTTGGCAAGATTTAGACAATGAAACAAGGCACTGTGTGAACGTAATGCACTCACGTGTATATTCTTTTAGAGTTGTGCTGGCATGTATAAATACCAAAAAGGGAAACTAGTATCCTTCCCTTTACGCTGCCATGTATCCTGTTATGCTGTGAACTCTACAGCATGTTTGTTGTGTACCAGTTGTTGGCACCACCATCCTGTGACGCTTAACAACTTTCACGACCTCATTAGATGCATCTGTTGCACCGCATAGTAGTAGTACTTTACAACCTTGAGTCATGCCTTTGGGGTTGCTTTCACAACCTGTTGGATAACTATCACTCTTACCAGCTCTTTATGGCAATCACAAGCTTTTATAGTTGTACGGTGTATCTTCTTTTAACACTTGTGCATGCAGGAGCCCTGAGCCCTTGGACATTACCATCCACGAAATCATCCCTCGAATATTCAAAGAGACTGAAGCTGCCTGAAGGACATACGTGCAGTCGACGTCCCCGTGATTCCACCTTTGATCGCATCATTGGTCCGTATTCCTCCCAGTGGTTGGTTTACGGTTGAGAAGGCGGCAGGTATCTTCTCACACAGGAAGGAAGAAGCAGATGCCATATTTTGTGAACCGGAGATGGTTCCTGTATCGGTGTTGCGTAGATCCAGGCACTCCAGTTTTGCTGCTCTCGGTTTGGTTTCTACCGTATGTGGTGatatatttttttgttgttgtgtgtaCAAGAAGCTTTGGTGGGGTTACGGCAGTCATTTTTTCTTTCATTGCTAAAAAAAACTTGGAATATGTATTTtagaagcttgtgattttattgtGTTATTGTGTGGCTGGTCCGGCCCACGCTGGTGTGTTGAAAGCATACCGAAATTCTCTCCTGAACCATGTACATGGAGGGATGGGTAATATGATGATTGTGGCCTAGAAATGTGGCAAGTGACACATCGCCATCAGTTGGTTTTGAGGCTCATGATTTGCTCATGATGTGATGTAAAGAATGTGTAGACGTACGTGCCTGCTTCGTGACCTAATTAATTAATTATTAGAACCCATGGGTATTCGGTGCTATGTAGTGGCTCCCATCTCTTTTTTTCGATCAGAAGTGCATGGATAGGGTACAGCTGCAATGGTTAGCGTTGGTGATTGGAGACGTGGCATTTCGTGTGCAAGATATGTAGCTGTGTTTTGGTGTATCCATCTGATCGATCTTCATCGTCATGGATGGCCCCATTTAAAATTCATAGATCATTGGTGTAGGCTTGAATTTTCATAAAGAGACTATAGTTGTATGTAAAAATAAACATGCGAACGCACGCATAAATGCAAATGAAAGTCTGATCTGCACTGTGTCGATCAGCTGTTCCTGCAAGCGATGGAAGGCGACGGGCTGCTGCTTTCGGTGGCCGTCCACCGTTTGTTTCCGGCGAGAGAGAGAGCAACGCTGGGATTCAAGCAAGGATCATGTGACCAAGCTCGATCGTAATAAGTAGAGTAGCCTGATGGTACGTATTAATGGGCGGTGATGTATTTACGCCGTCACACGCCATGCGACCGGTGCAGTGGCAGCAGCTGTAGCGGTGTAGCCTGCACCTACAAGGGACCTGTGGCTACGGGATCTTTCGCTGTAGTAATGGATGAGCTCGCTCTGTTCAGTTCAGCTGCAACTCTGCATATGTAGAAGCGGAAGTAAAAGCACATGTATAAATGATAAAGCGTAATAAAAGCATATTCATAGTTACCTATCATATAACgtgctaagagcatccccactcgttggcactccccacgcccaaatccggcgaaattttcgtccggattggaggaagatttggcgtggggaggagtagtttcccagtcgtgtgctccccaagcggcgtttctcggggaaaaagaggatggctcggggaatccggacgaaagaggagacacgtgggcgtgggcggttggtttagcttcatccggagtccccgggaaatcgaggatggcatggggagtccggacgaaaataggctcaaatccggaccaaaacgaggaaccaggggcctgactgggccgtttttcgccgtccggatgaaaaaaagtggtcgtggggggcttctcgggaagactagtggagatgctctaaagaacGATGCATTGTGAAAGGTCTAAAAATGTCCAGTCGCATCCCTCAAACACCGAATAGGAGACTCGGCTGATCCAACTaggtttattttaattttgaaaaaattaaccatatttttaaataatttagtaAAATTTAAAACACTTACATAAATAGTTTGGCGCATACATAAATAGTACTGTATTacaacaaatataaaataaaataacataaaataaataatttatacaatTCATCAGTAATAAAAGGTGTACAGTAACAGAAATTATGGGGAACCAAcctaaggttgggtggttaggagggtggttgtacccccagcccaccagagttcaaaccttaGGTTTGACAtccgtgtgtctcataaaggcaaaatattcattcagtgggaagcgatgttcccgtcgacagcgagacgtctgtggtgacttcgtcaatttcaagattcgatccgccggctcagtttttcggaggtgctcataagaATAGGGTGTGCGTGTATGCCTTCATAAAGGTGAGTATATGCGTGTGTATGTGAGCGCTCTGTGtttctcaaagaaaaaaaaagacgcACATTATGAATACGCATGATGCGACACGGGCGCGCCAAAAGGCCAAACTAGCGAACTCGCCGATGGATTTATGGGTGTACGTACGGGACGCGTGAAGTGACCTGAGCAAAAGTACATAGGCGTATGCTGCCAAGTGCAAATGCAAGCTATCCATCAGATTTTGGATCGCCAGCGTGAAGTGACCTGAGCAACGGGAGAATTGTTTATCCGTCAACAGTATTGTATTGTAGGATCGTATCGTAATATCACGATGTTACGAGATTTCTACTTTTTTGAATATAAGCAATTTTTATGTTAAATAAAATAGTTATCTTCCATATGTTTCTGAAAAAAACATACTTTCATGTCATATTATTCTCGTGAGGGATTGGTATATTATATTGTAGACTTATAGCATGCAGCCCAACACCACACGAGAAATGCAGAGACGAAAAATAGTATATTTAGTCCGCATCAAGAAACCAATAAACCAATTACCTGCTTATAAGGATTGATGATGTCAGCAACTTAACAAATTCTTTGATTAGTTTTAACTAGCGCATGGTATCACCTGTCATAGAAGTATCGTGATACTACCAATTCAAGGCATGGTATCGTATTCTGACAGCGATACCATCCGATCATGATGCACTATGCGATACGTATCGTTTCAGCCTGATAGGATCTTAGTATCGTAACGATACATGGGTCTCTATCGCGATACTGACAACCATGATCGCCAAACCGACTCGAGTGCGGGTttatttcttctcctcttttttgtacagatgcATCAACACCAGACTCGTCGTGCTCCCCATTGATCTCCcctcgattttttttttctttctcttttagagCAGATTTAGTGCACACGAGCAGAATTTTGAAATATATAAAAATTACACTTTTGTGTTCCAAAATATCTTCAAATTTATTTAATGAATAAATACACATGCCCTGAAAACTCATGCgaagtttcggtagaaattgcAGAAAAAATTGTGCTTGTACATAGAGATAGAAACTCAGATTTTTGTCCGAAATTTGTTTTGTATATCTGAAAATACAACTCATTTTCCTCCAAAATTTATATCGAACCTTCAGAATGCTTGTATGAATGTTTGTAATTAATTTCAGATtctttcaaatctaaaaaaaagtGACTTCAGCCTTTGAAGGTGAAGTTTTGGTTCTACCCATTcccaaagaaaaaagaaaaggtgcCTGGTGGGACTCATGTGGCAGTGAAACGGGAGTGTCCACGAGGCGCTGCCACTCCTGATTGTATCCCATCTGTCTATCGAAGCCAAGGCAAAGAAGTTCGGTTAAAGGCTTAAAGCCAACGGACAACACAGTTTCAGTCAAAGCATGAGGATGGACGATAAATCGTTCTATAGTTACTCGGCTTTTGTGAAGTGCTAACCCGGCCGGCCTGGTCAAGAGAAACAGGAAAAGCGAAAAGGATAAAGGTCTTCTTTGCAAAAGTTCCCCTGTTACTAGTGTGTGGTCAAGTCAAAGGCTACAAAATTGTGAATGATTCTATTATTCCCGTGATGTAACCAAATAAGAGTGTTGTAT encodes:
- the LOC124657843 gene encoding tetratricopeptide repeat protein 1-like, whose amino-acid sequence is MADGGGRAAALKDQGNEQFKSGSYLKAAALYTQAIKLDPDNAALYSNRAAAFLHLVKLNKALADAETTIKLKPQWEKGYFRKGCVLEAMEQYEEAVSAFQIASQHNPQNTEVSRKIKRLTQLAREQKRAGDVENMRSNIDLGKNLGSLKTELAAKYGDAELAQNISSFVINVMESAVKVWHDTGKVDPRVNFLLDDQKTDTEKYAPVVNIEKAFESPDTHGSCIPYLRQYTVESYSKAACMVAPKGIISYPQVWKGTGSRKWKLDQSDGFFVQFESPILRKIWFVPSTTEKGRTLCRSPEPLDITIHEIIPRIFKETEAA